The nucleotide sequence CCGAGATGACGATTTCGATCTCGCGCCTTAATTTGAATATCAAAAGCCTGGCCCATGGTAACGTTGATCAAAAaggtatcaaattatattgatGGGTTTCAAAGTTCAATATTATCGATCGAACGatcattgttatattataatatgtaaaattcaaCAACTCATGTTTTGTGTATGGACTATGGAGAGAATATATTGATCGTtacatgaaaattattttctttttcaattttctgTGAAATGGTTTAAAACATCAGAGACAATGACAAATAAGTGCAATGGCAGTGGATAAGAGTGCGAATACCAACTCGACCTCTATGTTCGAACACCGAATTAGCACCAACGGATTTTTCTTGCGCGCAAATAAAACTTGCTTTTATGTTGAATAAAAACCTTCGGCAGGAATCTGGAAAAACATTGTCTTAGACACATATCAACGTCGTGACGGTACAGAAgtctaatcacctacttgtctaataacaatataatattattgtctatAAAGTAAATGCAGATCAGTTCCAATGTCAATAAGGGCTGtacactatttaaatatattaatcatatgcatgttatattataattgcattTCATACACAAAGGTTGAATTGATTGAGTAAGTTTCGTTCCAAGCGTCCTTAGAAAACTCGTTGTTAAAAATGATCTAACGGTTAAGATTAAACCTtcagaattaaattaatactttgcGCTAACGTAGCTGACGGGAACttctacttaattttaatgtgaaaagCATAAAAGCCCTTACGGGTTTCAATGGCGTTGATAACAAATCGGAATCGTGCCGGTCTTACATTAGCACTCGGCACGTTCCGCCTGCACGGCATCTGATAGGTAATGCAAACGTAATGCACTCCCTATTTCATGTTATTAGAGGCTCAATTCTATGCAGGGCAGACAGGTACCTAATATCATTCACAATGATCACAGGCTTGCTCCTACCGATGCTGGAATTAAATTCTTGTGGCGAACAAAATGCCTAAGCACCTATTTTGCAGCTTATGAGATTTTTGTACATTACAGTTTCCCTGAACAAAAATTACTGTTTCAGTAATAGATCCTTCTTTTGATATCCTCCTgtgataaatatgaaaattatattttgtttttaacgcAATTAAAAAAGGAGTAGAGTAAAAATTAAGATGTTATTGAGATTACTCTGTATAAAACATGACTTTAAAACGCGTTGTGaagtaaaataagaaataaataaataattaattaattaattttacgtcACGTGACACAATTATCTACTCGGAGCGACGATTTCTTGAagttttatttcgtaatatgtattttgaaacgaatttaaaatcttattttatttatttcattatttttgcatATATAGAACTAGAATTCTGTGTTGATTCGATAGGAACACAAAACCATTTCATAAATTTCCGGCCAAATAGCATATTTAAGGTTAAGggaattgtatattatgttatttatcatATGCTCTATATGTGGAAACAtccgtttatattttatcaaaaaaaaagaccGCAAAAATCATTAACTGTAAGTCTTATGCGTAAACCaccaatacaatttaattttttcgcatcCTGTTTTTTACTCAATGCAACATTTAACATGTAGTCAGCGTTCCCAACTCTTACGTCTTTTTATGTAGATCTACGCATTTTAGGCCTTTCCCGAAAACCTACGAACTTCAGTCACCGAATCTCGAAAGTCAAGGAATCTTACGTATTTTTCAtcaaattgtaaaatgtatgttcAACAAATTTGACAGAGTTAGACCGGGAATGGAGAACTTtaagatacataaatcttcaATTTCAAGAGGATCAGCTAATCAAAGCAGATGGGTTTGGCGTCATAttgccaaaataaaaaataataatacagcaGTAACTCCTCCTGTCCCAATTTACACAAAAGTTATTAACATTACCACATAGTAGtgcaaatgttataaatactttttcttcAATAAACTTGATGAAAACTAGCATCAGAAACAGACTGTCTATTAAAACCCTCAGAAtgttacttttacaaaaagtGGTCTAAATAGTAAACCTCAGGCAACGCAAGCTCATAttaagctttttaataaaaacatgtacaaattttattaactagaatataataatgaaaaaaaaaactagttttatTCAGTTTTACCTACCCTAGCCTCTTCATTTCACTCTTAAAAAAGGACGTTGATCCACGAACTTTTCCTATGTTGGCAATGCTGCTTGTAGCATATCGCTAACGTCAAAATAGCCAAATTGTTGAGAAACTGTCAAATGTAAGGCCTGTCTGATCATAGAGATACTGTGACTGATGACATTGTGCAGTGTACTGTTATTGTCAGAACTCAGAACTCGGTACAACTGAAAACCtgatttaagaataaaaaggttaatagtaaaataaaaataattaaaacgtacTACTGTCACTATTTGAGTCCTACAGATTTGGTATATTTTGTCATCAAAACGCAATGGGTAACTGGAAACTGGAAGTAGCTAGGATGGCTATGTATACTTCGTTCCCGGTGGcattgtttttctattttaatcaGCCAACATATTTTGAAGAGTGGGTTACAAACACTAAACGGCAAATACTTCCACCAGAAAATGTTAAAGACAAAGAAGCTTTTCACCAACTTATAAGAGACATGCGGAAAAAGCAAATGCAATCCTTGGATGACTAAGTAATATGCATTCaacttataacattattttaggtAATTATTGTACATAATGAATagttataaacttatatatattaaaaatgggttttattataaaaacatgacATTAtcaacataaaaaatttattccatttattttttaatccacTTTAATGTGCCTAGTTTTGTATCTATAGCTCAATATCAGTGCCATAACATTTGAGCATAAAGAtgcataaataacatatttaacacCTAAATACTGACCTATAAGTCCTGCAGCCATAGGTGACAAAACACCAGATAAAGAAGCTACACTATTAGAAGCACCAATCAATGTACCTTTATGCTCTTTATCACTTTTCCTCAAGATCATTTCTAAAGTTACTAATCTACCAACAGCATTCCCTATTGACATAGGAATTAGccataatgaataaaacattatatttgaaGATATACAAAGTCCTAAGATAGAAATagataatagtaaaaatatatgataatttctATGGCTAAAATCCTTATCATTAGGGTAATAACTATTAATGTAGCCCATTAAGAAGCTAGAAACAGCACCTATTATGCCTTGGAATGATATTACATAACCAATATGCTTAGGTGACAATTCATattgagtttttaaatataaagcatAATTGGAATAGTATACACCCATAGCAAAACCTAATAAAGCCTTAAATACAAACACCTCCCAGTATTGTGACCAGTCCACTTTAGATAACTCTAGAGCAGACTccttactattattatatattaattggaagat is from Pieris rapae chromosome 7, ilPieRapa1.1, whole genome shotgun sequence and encodes:
- the LOC110996947 gene encoding protein PET100 homolog, mitochondrial; this encodes MGNWKLEVARMAMYTSFPVALFFYFNQPTYFEEWVTNTKRQILPPENVKDKEAFHQLIRDMRKKQMQSLDD
- the LOC110996946 gene encoding major facilitator superfamily domain-containing protein 9; the encoded protein is MTYTIPLIKFVAFLDLLAVGLIVPLIPSHVRQLGASHIYVGILGSVYSGFQLGSGPLIGSLSDLKGCRSILIYTLLVCAGAYLCMGFTTSIAIIIILRAVLGLFKQTQLLTKALVPEYEKNEKKQSAIFGKMAAISGMGMTLGPIIGGHIAEDYPENGFYYIAGVVTLCFILNAVSVYMLPQSNIKMKKTSEKQIHSKQNIFQLIYNNSKESALELSKVDWSQYWEVFVFKALLGFAMGVYYSNYALYLKTQYELSPKHIGYVISFQGIIGAVSSFLMGYINSYYPNDKDFSHRNYHIFLLLSISILGLCISSNIMFYSLWLIPMSIGNAVGRLVTLEMILRKSDKEHKGTLIGASNSVASLSGVLSPMAAGLIGQYLGVKYVIYASLCSNVMALILSYRYKTRHIKVD